The Salvelinus sp. IW2-2015 linkage group LG32, ASM291031v2, whole genome shotgun sequence genome includes the window TCCCATGAATCGAATTCCTGCGCTACCGCCCGGCAGCAAAGAGACGATGTACCCAACGATTACGGCAACCTGGACAATGGCTCCGATGGCGGTGAGTATGGTGCTGTGAAGGCTGAGCGCTGCATAAAGTGTACATCCAATAGAGCACAGATACACCAACGCGCTGGGAGTCGGCCTCGCTATGAGCTTGCTGGGTCCCCGCAGTATCGCTGCTCCCAGAATCGCGAAAAGAGAGCCGAGCGACCAGAGAAGGGCAAATTTGCGCGCATACAACAGCAACAAGGGTGCGTACAGGGCGGACAGTCCAAAGCACAACGCTGAGAACCCAATACACACTCCGAAAGCGACCAGTCGTTGCGAGCGACTCATTCCCGGAAGACATGGGTCTGGC containing:
- the sft2d3 gene encoding vesicle transport protein SFT2C; translation: MAELNRSLQEYLAQSKGGAKTISQSSSSTTIDIESTSVAGSWFGSWSSPFSGSSSRGGGSTGQGLGSGYSWPWSTEPDPCLPGMSRSQRLVAFGVCIGFSALCFGLSALYAPLLLLYARKFALLWSLGSLFAILGAAILRGPSKLIARPTPSALVYLCSIGCTLYAALSLHSTILTAIGAIVQVAVIVGYIVSLLPGGSAGIRFMGGMAVSAIKRTVTGKTMPI